In the Anaerolineae bacterium genome, GGGGTTCAAGTGGTCGGAGGTTCAAATCCTCTCGCCCCGACCAGCAGGGCCGGCGAGTGCATCGCCGGCCCTTTGCATTTTCCCCGCTCACAGCCCCCAGCTCAGCCAGACCACCCCTACTGCCAGCGAACAAAGCGTGATGGGGACGCCGGCCCGCAGGTATTCCATGAACTCCAGCCGGATGCCGTGGTTCTTCGCCGTCTCCGCCACGATCAGGTTGGCCACCAAGCAGTACCACCCTCTATCCCCAGGCGGCCCTGCCCCGTCCAAAATGGCCGCATCACCCCATCCTGTGGTATAATGCCGGCCGTGCAGATCGACGCCAACGAGGTGAACATGTCCTGCCGCATCAGTGGAATATCCTGGCTCTTCATCGCCGCCGGCATCGTGCTGTGCGGGCTGTCCTTGAGCGCCTGCCGGCCGGCGGCCACCCTGCCGCCTACCGATACCCCCACCGCGCCGGCCGCCGTGACAGAGCCGGCCGTCACCGCCACGCCCACGCCGGCGCCCCTGACGCCGCTCCCGACCGCCACACCGACCATCACCCCGACGCCGGTCATCTACGTGGTCAAGCCGGGCGATAACCTCATCGCCATCGCCCGCATCTACGGCGTCACCGTGGAGGCTATCCAGGAGGCCAACGGCATCCTGGACCCCCGCCGGCTCCAGATCGGCCAGGAACTCATCATCCCCATGGATGAATCAGCCCTGCGCACGCCGCCGACTCCGACCCCGACGCCCCTCCCCTTCACCATCGCCGGCGTCAATTTCCAGCGCTCCCCTTCCGGCATGCTCTGGTGTTTCGGTGAAGTGGAGAACACCGCCGGCGTGGACCTGGAACAGGTGCAGGTCGGCGTCTCCCTCTTTGACGAGAAGGGCCAGCTCCTGGCGTTCACCACCGCCTTTATCGAGCTGGATGTCCTGCCCCACGGCGCAAAGGCGCCCTTCGCCGCCTCGTTCGATAACCCGCCAGAGCGCTTCGCCACCTATCAGTCAGTGCCCCTGCGCGGCCTGCCTCTCTCGCATCCGGAGACCTATTACCTGGACCTGGAGGTC is a window encoding:
- a CDS encoding LysM peptidoglycan-binding domain-containing protein, which gives rise to MPAVQIDANEVNMSCRISGISWLFIAAGIVLCGLSLSACRPAATLPPTDTPTAPAAVTEPAVTATPTPAPLTPLPTATPTITPTPVIYVVKPGDNLIAIARIYGVTVEAIQEANGILDPRRLQIGQELIIPMDESALRTPPTPTPTPLPFTIAGVNFQRSPSGMLWCFGEVENTAGVDLEQVQVGVSLFDEKGQLLAFTTAFIELDVLPHGAKAPFAASFDNPPERFATYQSVPLRGLPLSHPETYYLDLEVSDLVGEGRGHASYHIAGRVRNIGDETAARVRLVVTAYTDEGKVAGVRKVAPAQDTLAPGRSSDFEVHLLSTAGSVVTYTVRAEALRQSSTPTPTPQE